From the genome of Castor canadensis chromosome 4, mCasCan1.hap1v2, whole genome shotgun sequence, one region includes:
- the C4H2orf88 gene encoding small membrane A-kinase anchor protein — MGCMKSKQTFPFPTTFGTEKQHDSEETFLPEDSFLPRIPAPGTVREEVKEPPMPSAEVTEYAERLSQEILRDALQQWARNNIKYYDIPYIETEGPDTVG; from the coding sequence ATGGGCTGCATGAAATCAAAGCAAACCTTCCCATTTCCTACCACATTTGGGACTGAGAAACAACATGACAGTGAAGAAACCTTTTTGCCAGAAGACAGCTTTCTACCTAGGATACCTGCTCCAGGCACCGTCCGAGAGGAAGTGAAGGAACCCCCAATGCCCAGTGCTGAGGTCACTGAATATGCAGAGCGCCTGTCCCAGGAAATCCTTCGTGACGCCTTGCAGCAGTGGGCACGCAATAACATCAAGTACTATGACATTCCCTACATTGAGACTGAGGGCCCTGACACTGTAGGTTAA